AGTGTCAGGGcttgggctgaccaagcccaaTTACAGTGTATCACTGATTTGTGATCTGTGTTTATCTTCAACTCTCCACTTGTATCTGAGGTTTATATGGTCAATAAGCCAGATGTTAGGCCAGCCACacctgtgtggatgtgggtgtgtagAGACGTATCAGTGTGATGATACCAGCCTTGACCACAATTACACGATGAGCTCCGTCTGGTTATACAGCATTGGGCGTCTATGGataagatgtgtgtgttcctgtctgtgtgtgagggagggagggagggagggagaaagagggagggtgttCTGTACAAGAGTATATGTCCATGTGTGGGGAACAAAAGATAGTGTGTTCTTTTCCATGCCGGTAAGTCTCAGTCTCTGACCCTCCCCTTTGTTGGTCAGGACATGGCCGGGTACAAGCCCAAGGTTATCGCTCTCACCAAGCTTCCAGGACAAAGCTTCGGCTTCTTCTTGAGGGTGGAGCAAGGCGAGGATGGCCACCTGATCCGGAGCCTGGAGATGGGTGGGCCCGCCGAGCTGTCGGGCCTAAGAGACGGAGACCGCGTCCTCCGGGTCAATGGAACCTATGTGGACACGTTGATACACTCCCAGGTGATTATCGCCAGGGAGGGGTCCTGATAAGGTCTAGTCTCATGTGGAAATGTAACCCTTGTAGTCCTTGACTTTTTTCCATTACAGCCTCCATGCTCTGTCCTAACCAAATCTGGCTtcgatgtatgtgtgtgtgtgttttggggggccAGGTAGTGGACATGGTGAAAGAGAGTGGAGTGTCGGTCACTTTCCATGTTCTAGACGCCGACTCCTATCAGAAGGCTAAGGCAGATGGGGTGGACCTGTCAGACCCTCAACCCCGACCTgctcagaaccagaaccagagccAGCCTGCCATGAACGGGGTGGCAGGGCAGACACCCAAGCCCAAACTCTGCTACCTGGTGAAGACCTCAGTGGGTTAcggcttctctctgctctcagccAAAAGTaagggggagaaaaggagacggagaggagagaggatgggggctgACTTTATAGTTCCCTAAAACAAGAGTTCACAAATCATATTATCACAGATACAGAGATATCTTTCCAGTTATCTCTGAAGTTGGACTGGGCATGGCAGATAAGAGATTGCACACAACCAAATCAAATCACTCGATCAAGCAAGGACGAAACCCATTGTCTATGCCAATTCTATTTCTGTCTTAGTTCCAACATGTACGGGTATGAAAATGTCAATGAAGAACTTACAATACGTCTCAAACACCATATTTGAACTTTTTCATTTTAGTGGATTTTACAACTCAGCTTACTTGGTGTGTATTGTTGCTGGCAGTATCCATGAAATGTGATCTGTTTGGGTTATTCTTATTGTGCTAGTGCAGACAGATTTGTAAGAGTATACCATTGAGAGTACCATTGAGTACCATTGAAAGTACAATTGAGGACCACTGAAAGTACCATTGAGAAACCAGAAAAGCCTGGCTTGCATACTGTGGCATGTAACCAGATGTAGTGTGTCATCCTGGCATTTTCTGGCATTGGTGGAATATACTAGATCTTTGACGGACATACTATATAAGGTGTAGTATGCCATTTGAGATGCTGGGTCTGTCCGGAGCCTTACCTCTACCATTCtacttcatctccctctctgcttctaGCTGAGCCGGGCGTTTTTATGACAGACATCACACCAGGGGGCGTGGCCGAGAAGGCGGGAGTCACAGTCAGAGACCGTATTGTGGAGATCAATGGAGAAAACTTAGAGAGTGCCACTCATGAAGCCATGGTGGAGAAGATCAAGACAGCCAGCAGCAGCATTCTGTTCCTATTGGTAGGCGAAGACACTGACAGGTACAGTAACAGCTTGCTTATTTTTATCTTCATACAATTGGTGAAATGGATTGATCTGCTTGATTTGTTGATTGATTAACAGGTACTACAAGAACAAACGCATTGCGATAGGAGCAGGACTCGCCACTATCAAGCACCTCCCTCTGAAACCTCGTATTGCTGACTTGACCAAAGGACCTGAGGGCTACGGATACTTCCTTACAGTGGAGCCAAAAATGAaaggtgtgtatgaatgtgtgtgtgagagtgcatgtgtgtattgtgtAGATATTTCAACAATAGATAGAAAAACATATTGTTTAATGTCCCCTGTTTGTTGTTCAGGCCACTACATCAAGGCCATAGATAGAGGAAGTCCAGCAGAGAGGGCTGGACTTAAAGAGATGGACAGGCTGGTTGCTGTGGAGGGACAACAAGTGGAAAGTTGCAGCCATGAGCAGGTGGTGGAGACGATTAAGAAATGCGGAAACAAGAGTTGCCTCCTGGTGGTAGATGCCGAAACTGACAGAATGTACAAGCTGGTGAGTTAGCTGAATCCATTCTCAGCATGCTAGCAAGTTGGATGTTTGTGCATATCCAGGACTGATATGACACCGTTCTCCACAGGGGGGcgtgtcccctctcctcttctgggAAGAGTCGAGGGAGTCCCTCCTACCACCCAGCTACCCAGACGCACTCACTATGCCCACCCCTGCCAGAGCCCCTGCCACCGTCGTTGTGATCCCAGCAGTGGTAGAGAAGGCGGAGGTGAAGCCTAAACTGTGCAGGATGGAGAAGACCTCAGCTGGATATGGTTTCCACCTCAATGGGATCCAGGGAGTCGGTGGACAGTACATAAAAGAGGTATGAcagacctgggacacacacagacacaga
The DNA window shown above is from Osmerus eperlanus chromosome 3, fOsmEpe2.1, whole genome shotgun sequence and carries:
- the pdzk1 gene encoding Na(+)/H(+) exchange regulatory cofactor NHE-RF3, whose product is MAGYKPKVIALTKLPGQSFGFFLRVEQGEDGHLIRSLEMGGPAELSGLRDGDRVLRVNGTYVDTLIHSQVVDMVKESGVSVTFHVLDADSYQKAKADGVDLSDPQPRPAQNQNQSQPAMNGVAGQTPKPKLCYLVKTSVGYGFSLLSAKTEPGVFMTDITPGGVAEKAGVTVRDRIVEINGENLESATHEAMVEKIKTASSSILFLLVGEDTDRYYKNKRIAIGAGLATIKHLPLKPRIADLTKGPEGYGYFLTVEPKMKGHYIKAIDRGSPAERAGLKEMDRLVAVEGQQVESCSHEQVVETIKKCGNKSCLLVVDAETDRMYKLGGVSPLLFWEESRESLLPPSYPDALTMPTPARAPATVVVIPAVVEKAEVKPKLCRMEKTSAGYGFHLNGIQGVGGQYIKEVVPGGTADRAGLEDEDLVIEVNGVNVERSDHEEVVQLIKTSGSVLELLVADKKTYDQLKARDLAISSQLPAPASTPPPASSPSPAAPASPPSPSPDTREVREEEDTKAARPDTPPVQTRERTVSVSSSSSDDSIDERL